A genomic stretch from Caldisalinibacter kiritimatiensis includes:
- a CDS encoding lytic transglycosylase domain-containing protein: MKKKVLLSVAIFTIILTSTVYGIMLAQNGSKAIKIEVINNKRVAMPLDTEYLFEQAEKSKKLQFVTDMTGLSTEVSEYLIKQCELRELDIFLVLGLMKLESNFNTKAVGSKGERGLGQLMENTAKPLAKNLGLEYNPDYLFDPKYNIRLFTTQLWYLNKVLDKDIHKVLTAYNRGEYGLKKYMASRAGKRNPAVSDYSLKVLEYASKFKKQYDNN, from the coding sequence ATGAAGAAGAAGGTTTTGCTTTCGGTGGCTATATTTACTATTATTTTGACTAGTACAGTATATGGTATTATGTTAGCTCAAAATGGAAGTAAAGCTATTAAGATAGAGGTTATAAATAACAAAAGAGTTGCAATGCCTTTAGATACTGAGTATTTATTTGAGCAAGCTGAGAAAAGTAAAAAGCTACAATTTGTAACAGATATGACAGGGTTATCAACAGAAGTCTCCGAGTACCTTATAAAACAGTGTGAGTTAAGGGAATTAGATATCTTTTTAGTGTTAGGATTAATGAAATTAGAAAGTAATTTCAATACAAAGGCAGTAGGCTCTAAAGGAGAACGAGGACTTGGACAGCTTATGGAAAATACAGCTAAACCTTTGGCTAAGAATCTGGGGCTAGAGTATAACCCAGATTATTTATTTGACCCAAAATATAATATAAGATTATTTACAACTCAATTATGGTATTTAAATAAAGTATTGGATAAAGATATACATAAAGTCTTAACTGCATACAATAGAGGTGAATATGGACTTAAAAAATATATGGCTTCTAGGGCAGGTAAGCGAAATCCAGCGGTGAGCGATTATTCTTTAAAAGTTTTAGAATATGCTAGTAAGTTTAAAAAACAATATGATAACAATTAA
- a CDS encoding DUF4097 family beta strand repeat-containing protein, with amino-acid sequence MQTKKVGVITLALTLVSLGLLLLANNFTGINLNKAFSILWPSIIIAFGLELIITKIVLEKGNKKRLVKIDGASLTVLIIIVVATSVISTVNVFVSNIDLFNDFGIGYKYDSRFNKEYTLEVKDKKTLILDTSYGDVEIIRGEKNKANVDVEILMKHNDEEYASKIADSIVEIDESNQDVIDIKSNLYQYINNNDIRSITINYLIEVPEDFKVEVNDKHGDVTIENIESVKIFNEHGEVIVKNILKDVEIKNTYDDVSVYDVEGKVRVINKHGEVKIERVNDSLQIENLHGSVKVADIIGDVYIKNTHNDVNVSNVQGNVEIDSDYSEVIGDNIKGNVDVKTSHEEVELKNIEGNVIVNNSYDDVKLRSAYKNIDLKTRHGNIYYEAGNIIEGKVNIENEYGDIYIKVLEVQKGRFIVNSKYGDISNDIGLNVKDELNEQSVDEVVESSKSSFYLKTRNGDILIENN; translated from the coding sequence ATGCAGACAAAGAAAGTGGGAGTAATAACTTTAGCACTAACATTGGTATCATTAGGGTTATTGTTATTGGCTAATAATTTTACTGGAATAAATCTTAATAAGGCTTTTTCTATTTTATGGCCTTCCATAATTATTGCTTTTGGATTAGAGTTAATTATAACTAAAATTGTGTTAGAAAAAGGAAATAAAAAAAGGTTAGTTAAAATCGATGGTGCAAGTTTAACTGTTTTAATTATTATTGTTGTTGCTACTTCAGTAATTTCTACTGTTAATGTCTTTGTTTCTAATATAGATTTGTTTAATGATTTTGGCATTGGATATAAATATGATTCAAGATTTAATAAAGAATATACACTAGAAGTGAAAGATAAAAAAACACTTATTTTAGATACTTCATATGGAGATGTTGAAATTATAAGAGGAGAGAAAAATAAAGCTAATGTTGATGTAGAAATATTAATGAAGCATAATGATGAAGAGTACGCAAGCAAAATTGCGGATAGTATTGTAGAAATAGATGAAAGCAATCAAGATGTAATTGATATTAAGTCAAATTTATATCAATATATTAACAACAATGATATTCGTAGTATAACGATTAATTATTTAATAGAAGTACCAGAAGATTTTAAAGTAGAAGTAAATGATAAGCATGGAGATGTAACTATAGAGAATATTGAATCAGTAAAGATATTTAATGAACATGGAGAAGTAATAGTCAAAAACATATTGAAAGATGTGGAAATTAAGAATACATATGATGACGTAAGTGTATATGATGTTGAGGGGAAGGTTAGAGTTATCAATAAACATGGAGAAGTGAAAATAGAAAGAGTAAATGATAGTTTACAAATAGAAAATTTACATGGAAGTGTTAAAGTTGCAGATATTATTGGTGATGTTTATATAAAAAACACTCACAATGATGTAAATGTAAGTAATGTACAAGGAAATGTAGAGATAGATAGTGATTATAGTGAAGTAATTGGTGACAATATAAAGGGAAATGTTGATGTTAAGACAAGTCATGAAGAGGTGGAATTAAAAAATATTGAAGGTAATGTAATAGTAAATAATAGTTATGATGATGTAAAATTAAGAAGTGCTTATAAGAATATAGATTTAAAAACCAGACATGGAAATATTTACTATGAAGCAGGTAATATCATAGAAGGAAAGGTAAATATAGAAAACGAATATGGAGATATATATATAAAAGTTTTAGAAGTACAAAAGGGTAGATTTATTGTTAATTCTAAGTATGGAGATATAAGCAATGACATAGGCTTAAACGTAAAAGATGAGTTAAATGAGCAGAGTGTTGATGAAGTAGTAGAAAGCAGTAAAAGTAGTTTTTACTTAAAAACGAGAAACGGTGATATATTAATAGAAAATAATTAA